Sequence from the Halogeometricum sp. S3BR5-2 genome:
TCGGAAGCAACTATATTTTCGAGGAATCAATTAGACGGAGATGAATCACTATGAGTGATACCCTCGGACTAAAGGAGGGCGTCTCGATGGCACTCGGCGGTATGATCGGGGGCGGCATCTACGCCGTCCTCGGTGTGGTGGCGGGGATAACGATGTCTGCCATCTGGGTTGCATTTCTGGTCGCCGGTGTCGTCGCCATGTGTGCGGGCTACTCGTACAATAAACTCAACAGCCTCACAGACAACCAGGGCGGCTCTGTGACGTTCGTCCAGTGTTATCTCGGTAACTCCACCGTGGCCGGGATCGTCGGCTGGACGCTTCTGTTCGGCTACATCGGCTCCATGGCGATGTACGCGTTCGCCTTCGGCGAGTTCACGGCCGCGTTCGACATCGTCCCGACGAGCGTAGCCGGCGTCCCGATCCGACCGCTCGTCTCTGTCGTGGCAGTTACCGGCTTCGTCGGTTTGAACCTGCTCGGGGCACAGACTACTGGCGCCGCGGAGAACATCCTCGTCGCGCTGAAGGTCGGCATCCTCGTCGTGTTCGGTCTCCTCGGATTGGTGTATGCATTCGGCTTCAGCGGAGCGCCGTTCGCGTACGGTGTCAGCCAGATCGGCGGCTTCGGACCCATAATGGCGGCTGCCATCTCGTTCGTCGCCTTCCAGGGGTGGCAACTCCTGTACTACGATCAGGAAAGCGTCGAGAATCCCGTCGAGACCATCCGAAAAGCGGTCTACATCTCGATCCCAGTCGCCGTTGCGATCTACATCCTCGTGGGAATGGTGACGGTGAACCTCGTTCCGCAGGCGTTAGAGTCCCATCCACACGTCGCGCTGAAGGACGCCGCGTCGATGATGATGGAACCGTACGGACTGGCGCGCGTCGGGGCGGTCCTCCTCGCGCTGTCGGCGCTGTTCTCGACGGGGAGTGCGATCAACGCCACTCTCTTCTCGTCGGCACACTTCGCAAAGGGGATGCTCAGCGACGATCTGCTGCCGGATCAGATCGGGAACTCAAGCGCTGACGGCATCCCGGAACGGACGGTGCTTGTCCTTGGGGCTATCACCGCGGCGTTCACGTGGTACGGGAGTCTTGGGGCCATCACGTCGTTTGCTTCGCTGTCGTTCATCCTCATCTTCGGTTCGA
This genomic interval carries:
- a CDS encoding APC family permease; translation: MSDTLGLKEGVSMALGGMIGGGIYAVLGVVAGITMSAIWVAFLVAGVVAMCAGYSYNKLNSLTDNQGGSVTFVQCYLGNSTVAGIVGWTLLFGYIGSMAMYAFAFGEFTAAFDIVPTSVAGVPIRPLVSVVAVTGFVGLNLLGAQTTGAAENILVALKVGILVVFGLLGLVYAFGFSGAPFAYGVSQIGGFGPIMAAAISFVAFQGWQLLYYDQESVENPVETIRKAVYISIPVAVAIYILVGMVTVNLVPQALESHPHVALKDAASMMMEPYGLARVGAVLLALSALFSTGSAINATLFSSAHFAKGMLSDDLLPDQIGNSSADGIPERTVLVLGAITAAFTWYGSLGAITSFASLSFILIFGSMSYLAFRQRDHDEVNAVIPAVGTAGALAFFPLMLYNLYTREPNTFYMVLGIAAVVLAVELLYFERDLLEEEITEFDVGTAADGD